The segment TGTATAAGAAATATGTAGGAGTTCTTAGTCAAAATACCCACTCAATTTGGAACATAACTCAGCACCCACTGTCCAAGTAACTTCAGATTTCCCAGAAGACTCTGATTTTTAAGCAGGACTATCAGTTATCACCATAATACCTGAGAGTAGGTGAAGATCATTCTTCACAACCtgatatggaaaagaaaaactgttaatattcacatattttcttttacaatgtATGAAGAATAATATTGTACCACCATAGTTTACAGAAGAATTAAAGTATTTACAATGTTTAGTTAAGttaagaatacagaaaaatcacattaaactactctatgattctaatagtTAAACATTTAGCTATTAAGAAATTCCAGAAGTTAGGTTGCTATCAAATCTTGTCAGCatttatgtatatacatatattaacATATATTCTGAAATTAAGTAATGCCTAATTCTTTATGAATGAGCAGGGATCTTGGGGGAGTGGCACAGGAACTCAAAGGCTTGAGGAGGTTGTTATCAGCAGGACATGAAATTTTACAGGAGGCAAGAACTGGAAGggttaagaagaaaaagcatttatttagtCCAAATATGTAAATGCTGCCATGGAGAAATAGAGTCTATCTTTGTCTCTATCACAGATCAGCCCACAACCCCCACAACTCTGGAGTCCTTTATTTCATGGCTGTGTAATTTGAAACATCTGGGAAGtttgattttcaaaagaagTGACCTCTAAATCAAAGGTGCAAGTTTAGTTAGCAGAAGCTAtatactaaatatttaaatactacATAAATTTTAATGACTATAAAACAGGTGATGAGCCTCTCGAATTAGACAAAAATTATTGAGCTCTGTTCCTAAGTTAATCACCTCAAGAATATTAACAACACTTCTTTGTCTCACCAGCACGTTTTTAAGATAAGACTTCTCACTTATAGTGGTGAAAACAACAGACATGCATGTTACACCAGCCTACGTATCCCCTCCTACTAACAAAACTGCTGTAACACTGCTGTAACATCATCCTTGCTGCCTCCACTGTCCACGTTCTCCCCTTCACCAAGTCCTTTCTGGGATTATGAATTATGTTTTTCCTACAAGCATTTCATTGTCATGTTAATTTCGAACTCTAACCCTACCCTCCAATATCTGCGGCTCCTCCTCTGTGAAGCATTGCTAGCAAATCAAATGAGCATATTCTATTCCATCATccacatttttaataataatgcaCAGCAGACACAGAACAAAAACTTGAAGAACCAAAGCCGACAAAACTGACAAGTATTAATTACCAACACAGAACACATGTaagttttccagccacttttAGCCCCACCCTACACTACTATCACCCAGTCTACATGTTCTCAGACCCTGAGAATATCAGAATAACTCCTTATTTATGTTAGGTTTTCCTATAACTCTTTCCTCACCAGCTCTATACATTAAGCTACATGTCATGGTAAGCTTCTCTTGAGCTCCACAACACCGGACAATATCACGTACTCTTCTTTCGAGCTAACTGGAACATATTCAGCTCAAGTAATTTGTAAGCCAAAACTATGAAGTATAATACAATACTACCAACAAATCAGCCTTTCTAAACAAGTCCCAGCTACAGCAGGAGCAACAGCTTTGATCCAATATCACATTTCATCATGTGGTATTAAGTACAGTTtaatcaaaatgcaaatatttataaaaagaaaagaatgcaagGGCTACAATGCTTTTGcttctacttcatttttctaTCCTCTCATTTTAATTagtaaatgttttgaaaaattctACAAACATTTTATCAAGGTACTTACATAAATTAAATGGCTGTACAGAGCAATTCCCAATACAAGATTAAAAATacctatttctctttttttaaaggctcACTCTCTGCAGTGTTAAGAGAAAGTCATAATGTTTATATCTACCCTCTTAAGTACACATATACCCATAGGTCaatttatatagaaatattCAGTGCTCAAGACTGAAAGATTATATAATGCTAACTTACTACCCATTTTCACTAAAAACTATGACTCTTAGTACCACATATCACTGTATGTAGCAAAAAATCTGGTATTAAGAAGCAGTGACAAAATTTTACAGGTTTTTCAATTAAATCTAGAGGTGTCACTGTTGATATATGACCACAAATGTACAAGTTAATGAAGAGAGTTGAAAGAAATGGCCTAAAGTGATTTCAAACTGAGCATAATTTCAAGCATATGAAACTCTCTTCAGGCACTAAAGAGACTTTATCAGGAGTTGGGTGTAGATTTCTATCACTCATATCCGAGAAATAGGAATTAAAACAGAGATGAGACACACTGGCAGCTGCCAGGGAATCAAGAGTCTATCTGCCTATGGCAGCTTAAACCAGCTTGGATTGTTTATCTCAGAAAAGCGGCCTGAATGGAATAGCACTGAGGTCTCTGTAAATATCAGAACACTAAATGCCAAAAAgtaagtagattttttttacattaaaggATAATTTAGACTCCAAAGGAGAAATGCAAGCTAAACAGGAAGAAGTTACGTGAGAAAGGCTGCCTACTACAGCCAGAATGCCAAGATGCTTGCAGGAGCAGCAAATGGAACAACCCACCTCGAAATAACTATTCGAAAAGATGTGAATGGACTCATATGATATACTTGGATAGCAGATGACTAAGCCAGATGATCCACTCAGTCTTTCTAATCAAAACTTGGTCATGCGACTTAAATGGTTTGTCAAAAACTCCGCACACTCCGCAGCTTCATGAATGTTAACACATGGGGAAGAACCTGAAATGCTGATAGGGAAGCTGGACTGAATGACCATGTGAGTGATTACCTCTAACCTGATACAGGTCAATTGCATCAAATAGTGagtgttatttttctgcatatcaATCACAACATATTTGCAAATTAGTAACAGAAGTCCTGGTTCAAGTGGTATTTTGTTTTAGGGTGTTTCTGCTACAGACTCCAGATTATGGGATGACACTAATAACAAAAGAGAAGCTTTGAGACTACAAACATGGCAAGAGTGTATTACTCATTATGAAAGAGATTGCCATAAGCACACATATCCTTTtatggaggaagagaagaaaatgtttgcaagAACACTTGACTGATTTGTTACCCCTTTATGGAAAAACTGCTCTAACAATATTGCAATGATCCAGTATATAAACAGATAACTATGCAAAATAATTGCAGACACTGCAACAGCTAATTGGACCTGCATAAACTACATAAGCATTTGTTTCACATAAATTACATCACTCTTATTCTGACACAAGTAGTGTTCACTCCTTTCTTACTATCACTGATGTTGAACTACACAAAAAATAAGTACTTCTGTTAAAGAGCTTCTCACTCAGGAAATGAGTGATGgataaagcaaaatatatcaGCTAAATAATCAGTTAGGCATTTACAAGTATGATTCAGCCAACCTCACTCACAGAAACTAATTTGTAAGTGATCCATACTGGAGAAATCACTACACAGAACTTCTCAGATACCTAACTCTCCATTTATTGTTATGAAATACTAATATTATAGCAACACCACcgatttgcatttaaatgtatAGCTGATTTTCACTTGCAGACAGATCACGTGAATACACTGTTACCTGTGGATACAGTTACAATTTGTTTCACACAGTCTACAgggtgaaacacaggaaaaacaaattagTTTACCGGTTGGGCAGTAAACTAATATGCACAAATCACTATTGCTATAATCAACATGAAGTCCTGTAACTGCCCGGACAGAAGTCTAAGAGGCATAACCTACATTATGTGAAATTCAACAGGGTTTGATTGTTTGACGGAGAGTGCACACAAAAGTAAAAGCACGTCTAGACTAGCATCATATggcaaaaaaccacaaatactTTACTCAGATGTTTAATTCTGAAAAgatttaaagatattttcaatCAGTAGAGCCTTGTAGGCCACAAACCTCTATGGATGATGGGACCAGACATCTATTAAACATCTGGTAGTTTTTGTTCTGTGGAGCAGAACAGGCATTTAACATTAACTGCTGGCCCGGGAGCCATTCTTTAATTCTGAAGAACTGAATGTGGCAACCAACATTTCATTACAAATGAGTATAAACAACTGTATGAGAAAAagttctatttaaaatgttaattattaGAGTAAGTGCCACCAACGTAAATTATACAGCATAGGTGAACTGTTTCTGCCATTTcaaaggcggggggggggggaaagaagagcACATTTGGCACTCGAATTCTTATATTTTCCTACACTATGGTATCTGCATTACTGTCACTGGCATACAGGATAGCACTGAAACTGGTGACCACTCAAAATCCATGAGCTGCACAAGCTGTTAACTAAGACACTGAGAGTGTCCAATCAGTTTTATCAATGATTTGCAGTGCTCCACAACATTCTTATCTCCTCAAAAAGCAAAGATACCTACAACAGTATAAGTTCATACAATGACGCTTTATCAGCTAGAAAGCAAGAATGGCATAGTATCTTCCTAGTTTTCTTTAAGCTTACTTGAGGGGAACTCATGGAGTAATGATCTATACCACAGCTTTCAATGACAGTGTAAGTCAAATAACTCCAAATTAAGTTTTTATTTGTAACCAAACATGTTGCTGTATGAACTTACAAAAGCTATTTGTCCTGTTTTAAATGGGAATTCTGACACTAAAGTTGAATAATTCAAAACTTCTATGAAGCTAGTGGCCTTGGTGAGAAGTAAAGTTTAAAGCTAACACTTCTAGAAACATCTTGTACAAACTCAGATGAAAACATTTGTGATGTGCAGAGGGCAGAATTGTACAGATCAACGAAAAACGCCTTTTTTGAGATAAAGCTCCAGCTCCACATAACTAGTTACCATTCCTGGTAACTATATAAAGCCACAAGCCTTTAAACTTCGCACTTCAGAATAGGTTCTCTTACTTTGGAAtcaggaaagaataattttgcttAATGGAAGTTTTTCATGGGCTACTGCCACAGTCCCAGTATAAGCTAGAATAGGCTACTCTGAACAGGCTGCTTCTTTCAATCCATTTTGCATCCTGCTTACAATTAGGTATTTAGTCACTGCTTTCAATCACCAGTCCTCTGATCAGTGCCTAGATaacatctttcaaaaaaacaacaacataaGGAAAAGCCGAGAGGTATTTGGTCTTGTGTAAAACAAACATATGGATACTATTTAGCCATAAAATAATACCTTAATTAAGGTCAGGATGGTATTTCagttttgccatttctttttggTCCTTAAAAGGCCTCATACTTCAAATCTTAATCATAAAGGTGTATTTTAAGAGAACCTTTAAAGCTCTTAAGAATAGGCTACTTTTTAATTTGCCCCACCCAGTGTTTCATAGTCATATTTAGGCTTTTTCAGTCTGGGCTAAAAAAGATTACTATTTCTCAGTCACGCATTAAAAATTTTATTGTGTGCTTGGATAAGGAAACAAGAACTACTGCAGCTGGAAAGTTCCTACTCCAAagtaggaaaacaaatgtgGCATCTTTTATCTGAACAGATGTGTTCCTAATGTATTTTGAATAATAAATTCCtacttgaattaaaaaaaatcagcaaaactccactgtatttgtttactttgtttccAGTGTGAGAACAAGCGTGTGATGAATTGTCTTCTTAAGAATCACTACtaaaaatttattaaattactGTCACTTCTAATTCCCcaaacacagtgaaaataataatgttGCCTGTCAGAAAGCATAAATCAAGCAATACATAAGACACAATCTGACTTAAACCTTTAGTATTTGCAGTGACACATGACTAAAAAAAGATCTATGATGCTTCTACAGGAAAGACAGTCCATAAATTGTCCTTATAAGCTTGAGCATGttctaaaagaaaaacccaaaggaGTAGAAAATAAGCATACCATTATACAGAATGGTTTTCTAAAATTTCACTATTTAAAGTCCAACACAGCAAGGCAAATTtgggggggcgggggcaggAGGAAATCACTAGGTAATTAGGCTTTGCtctgaattaaagaaaactttgaaagcCAGGATGTCTTCCCTTGCACTGCAGCGGCTTtaagaatgaggaaagaaacacacagTCTTTGTAGGCTGAAAAAATGCCTCTACTTTGTCCTGAATATTAGGCATGATGTGATagatattgaaaagaaaaagctggtgAGTGAAAACATATTCAATAAGGAACAGACAGCAGAAAGGTCTGCATTCTTAACCCATGGACATTAGCCCACGGACATTTGAATCGTGGAATGCTGAATGGGCTTCTCTCGTAacctggggaaagaaaaaaagaggttagCAAAAAAGTTCCTTCTGTGAAACTTACTCAGATTTATTTCAGGAATAAATGCCTCACTAGTCAAGCATGTACtgctcaaaacaaaacagctacaAATACTCAAAAGAGAAACTTTCCATTTCATTCAAGAAGCAGATAAACTCCTGTTCACCCCTAGGAAACAATGCAGTGACAATTTAGtacaaaattttaaatcaaGTTAATCTAAGAACATGCTTATTTGATGACAAGGTAGTGCATATCTGCAGAAGTCAGCAAGTTCTAGAACCTGACAACTCTGATTTCCACCATTTTTGCACCAAAATTATTAATGCAAAATACTAAGATACCTCCCCCATGAGTCGATTTTTAGGTGTAAGTACCTAATCTTTCAGTTACTCTTCTAGTTTATCAAGGCTGCCTACACAACTGCCACCTCTCACCAGAAAAATCTCACACAAAAAgaccccaaacaaacaaacccaacacaCCCAGTTTACCTTGTCATAACCATATTCCAGTACACAATTGTTCACACCAGGTTTTCCCAATAAGCAAGTTATAATTTGCAGCTGCTCATCTGATTTTAGAACATATTTGCAAAACTCACCCAGATTATCTAAAATATCACTCTCCTGCCCCAAATATGACTTCCTACACCAGCACAATGCAATTATCACTacaaaaagaaagctctttATAAGGCCTGAACTCAGCTAGCTACAAGAATGAGGAATTAAGATGCTCATGATGCTGTTCCTCTGACCAAGCCAAGCCTCATCCCTTCTCTTCCATGTTTTTTCAGATTGCCAGTGTGCTTTTGAGGCAAATCTGCTGACAACCTCCATGCACAACACTGTGCTTCACGCCCCAAAGCAGGCTTGGAGCACACTTCATATTCTCCAACTGCTAAAAGCAGGACCAAATCAGAGTTAGATCAACGTAACACCTCTCtacaaaagcagacaaggaCTCAGCGCACAAACTACCAGACTATGCTACCTTCTGGTGCTGGCACAGACACTAAAAATGAAACTTCCAGGAAAGCGATCTAAATTCTTCCTTCTGGTGAGAGAAACAAGCATAGCTTGTACACTGCTTCAGTTTACAACTGTCTGCAAAGTGTGTGCAGTTGGATACAACTTCATGCGATAACACAATTTccaatatatttattaaattgtcaacacaatattttaagcattattttcttcctctcttaaTCTTTGATAGTCTTTTTTATATCTAGGTATTTCCTTGTCACCTTAGACCCTTTGGCAACAtcttaggaaaacagaaaaatgccaaCAGGAAAGAAACTGAATGATGGGTACAcattctattttgttttcagtctgcttTCCAACatcttaatcatagaatcatagaatcatagaatcatagaaaaaaGAATCTGTAAAATGGGCATTATTTCCAAAAGGCATTTTAATCACCAAAGAGCATTTTCATCACCCTGACTAACCCCTCGTCTTCACTGGCAGCTTTGTCAGGAACCTTCTGGTCAGTTTGCTGCGGAGAAAGAATGGAAATTCATTCTTTGGTGCACCAGAGGTGTCTTAGTCCTCCGACTGCCGTTTGCTTAAAAGAAAACGAAGTCCTTAATGCGTGGTAAAGCGTAGCTATTGCTTTGGACAGGTTTCTAAAtagaagcagggaaaaaaagcggggatggggggaggacGGGGACGGGACACGATTAGTTTACTtctgctcccttccccctccGATGCGCAGCCCTATCTGCAGCCCATGTGGCGAGGACTCAGCCGCAGCCGGTTCCAATCCCTACTTTCCCACTTTGCGCCCCTGCTCGCAGCCGGGGCTGAGCCGAGCCACGAAcaacccccccctccccgctccaTCCGATCCCCCGCTCCCCCAGGGCACAGTGTGGGAAGTACGAATTTCCGCTGACTTTTCTCTGCGAGTTTCGGAGCCCGTTCTTTCTCCAGCTCCCCGCTCCGCCCCTGACCCCCCCTacccccgccccgctccgcccccgGCAGCGCCGGACGAGCCGCGGGCAGCCTCGCCGCTGCGCACCGCGACCCCGACCCCGCCGAGGGGCGGCAGAGCGCGGGGGGAGCCGCCTGCGAGCCCTCCCGTCCGGGAAGGTGCCGGCACCGCGCCCCGCAGCCTGCCCGGCCGAtcggcggcggcgggggggggatGCCGGAGAGACACAAAGCCGACGGGGGAAGCAGCCCAAGGCTCGTCCCGGGATGGGGGCGCCGCGCCGGGTCGGCCTGATGGTGCTGTGGGGCTCCGtcccgctgctgctgctgctgctgcccgcGGCCGAGCCCGTCTGCCCCGAGCCGTGCGactgccagcagcaccagcacctccTCTGCACCAACCGGGGCCTCCGCGCCGTGCCCAAGGCTGCCGCGCCCCACGACATCCTCACCTACAGCCTCGGGGGCAACTTCATCGCCAACATCTCCGCCTTCGACTTCCACCGCCTGGCGGGGCTCCAGCGCCTGGACCTGCAGTACAACCGGATCCGCTCCCTGCATCCCAAAGCCTTTGAGCGCCTAGGCCGGCTGGAGGAGCTCTACCTGGGCAACAACCTGCTGCCGGCACTGGCCCCCGGCACCCTCAGCGCCCTGGCCAAGCTGCGCATCCTCTACGTGAACGCCAACGAGATCGGCCGCCTCAGCGCCGCCTCCTTCTCCggcctgggcagcctggtcaaGCTGCGCCTGGACGGCAACGAGCTGGGCTCGCTGGGCGACTCCACCTTCTCGGGGCTGCCGAACCTGCTGTACCTGCACCTGGAGTCCAACCGCATCCGCTGGCTGAGCCGCGGAGCCTTCGCCGGACTGGCCAAGCTGCGCTTCCTCGACCTCTCGGGGAACCAGCAGAGCTCCCTTCGCCACCCGGAGACCTTCGTGCCGCTGCAGTCGCTGCACACGCTGCTGCTGGCCGGTAACAGCCTGCAGGAGCTGGCCGGGGGGCTCTTCCAGCACCTGCCCGCCCTGGCCAAGCTGTCTCTCGGCGGCAACCGGCTGGCTCACCTGCCCCCGGACGCCTTCGCGGGGCTGGGCTCGCTGAAGGAGCTGCGCCTCGAGGGGAACCTGCTGAGCCACCTGCCCGCCGCGCTGCTGGAGCCGCTGGGCAGCCTGGAGGCGCTGGACCTGAGCCGCAACGCGCTGACCGCCCTGCACCCCGACGCCTTCGCCCGGCTCGGCCGTCTGCGGGAGCTCAGCCTGCGGGACAACGCGCTGGCCACGCTCCCCGGCGAGCTCTTCGCCTCCAGCCCGGCCCTCTACCGCCTGGAGCTGGAGGGGAACGCCTGGAGCTGCGACTGCCGCTTGCGCGGGCTCAAGCGCTGGCTGGGGGCATGGCACTCGCGGGGACGCCTGCTCACCGTCTTCGTGCAGTGCCGCCTGCCGCCCGCGCTGGCCGGCAAGTACCTCGATTACCTGCAGGACGCGCAGCTGCCGCCGCCCCCCGACGGCGCTCCCtgccccgccgccgcctccgcgTCCCCCGCGCCTCTCGCCGAGGCGCTCGGCGGCAACGCCAGCAGCGCGGGGGCAGCGCTGGCCGCCTCCACCGCCCGCCTGCAGGGGGCGCCTGGCCCCACGGCGGCCTGGCCGCGGCGAGCGGGGACTCCGCGGGCCTCGGCGGGCGCCCCGCCGCTGGTGTCCGACCCGTGCGCCTTCAACGAGCTGTTCCTGTACAACCTGTCGGTGGAGGCGGTGGGCTCCAGCTCGGTGACGGTGCGCTGGGCGGTGCGGCCGCACCGCAGCGCTCGCCCGCAGGGGCCGCCGCGGTTCCGCCTCCTCTTCGACCGCTTCGGAGCCGCCGTCAAGTTCCAGCGCTTCGTGTACCTGCCCGAGCGCGGGGAGCCGGCGGCCACGCTGCGGGAGCTCCGCCCGGACACCCCCTACCTCGTGTGCGTCGAGGGTGTCCTGGGCGGCCGCGTGTGCCCGGTGGCGCCGCGGGACCACTGTGCCGGGCTGGTCACCCTTCCCGAGGGCACCCGCGGCCCCGACCCGCAGCTGCTGACGCTGGCGCTGCTGGCGGCCAACGCACTGCTGCTGGTGGCGGCGCTGGCAGCCTGGGCCTCGCGCCTGCTGCGCAGGAAGGTGCTGGGGCGGCGGCGCAAGGCGGCGCCCGTCCACGTGCGCCACCTCTACTCCACTCGACGCCCGCTGCGCTCCATGGGCACCGGCGTCTCTGCCGACTTCTCGGGCTTCCAGTCGCACCGGACGCCTCGCGCCACCGCTGCCTGTGCCCTCAGTGAGGCCGACCTCATCGAGTTCCCCTGCGAGCACTTTGGGGACAGCGGCGGCACTCGCCGCGGCGACGACCACCTGCTGCAGCGCTTCGCCGACTGAGCCCGCGGGGACGTGGCTTCCCATGTGGGAGGTGGGTGTAGAGACCTGCTGTGAGCCACAGCTGGCGTGGCGAGGGGACGGCGTAGCAAGGGAATGGTGTGGCGAGGGGACAGCGTGGCGAGGAAACACCGTGGCGAGGGGACGGTTTGGGCTGTGCTGTGTCACAGCCTCCAACGGGGAGAGCTGCCGCACGGTTGCTGCTGTCGGCCTCCCCCATCTCAGGCCAGGGTTGATGCCTGTGAGACAGATGTCCTCAGTCACCTCTGTTGGGAGGTCGCCATTATCTCAGAATATCGTCGCCAGCCCAAGCGAAAGCCTAGAGTGGGGTATAACCGGTCCTTGCCACGAGGAGAGCAAAACGGTGTGAGCTGCTGCCAACGGCAGCTGGTGCCTCTCTTACGTGAACTCAGCCTTAAATATAAGTGTAGTGTTTTACAGGTGGTTTTCTCAGACTGGAGCAGGGACTGGCAGTTGCCATGAGCAGCCCAGCCCTGCGCAAGGGCTCTtcaaacagacatttttaaggTGCCAGCCCTTCCTAACAAAAACTTTGGACTGAGGGTCATCTTTTAACCTTGTTACTGTTGAACTGTGCCACCTGCGAGTGTTTTGTGCTGAACAGCTTGAAGGCTGTGCCATTTTAACTCAAATAGAATGTGAGGCAATTTAATGTGCTCAAGTGTGTTCTCATACTTTTTTGTAACAGGAAATAATAATGCAGCTGCTTAGTTTTACAGGAATATGTTGCTGACACCACTAGGAAAAACTAACAGTTTTGTAATATGTTTACAAATTagctatttttaaattgtttttgaATAAATACTGTTTGGTACTTGTACACATTAATGTGTGCTGTAGTTGGCTGGGTCCATGATGGTCAGTAGGTCACTGACCGTCACATAATCCATCTTCATTTCTAAATGGGTGGATGTGCAGGTGAAATGTTAATGGATAAATAATATTGGTGcctttcttcagaaacaataaTAAGTAAGAACATTTCAGGAATGTGAAACAGTCTTTATCTTAACAGGCAACTCTCTTAGCCTTATCCTACTAAAGTTAGAAGCTTTATGTACCtcactgtgaaataaaacatttttgtatatTAATCTAGATTCTGTGTTTTGTGTAGCTGAGTGAGTATTGCTGAAGTTAAACTGTTGTACAGTAGTATACGATGTTtgagttggtttgttttgtttatttttaatttgaactttgcttttggttttagaGCAATGCTAATCATTTTGTGATCAGTTGCTGTCTACTTTCTCCTGGACTTTACTTTcctaaatatttacagaatgTGGTTCTGTTACTATGAAATATGGTGGTTTAGTTTACATTAATAATTCTCTCTGTGTGGTCTAGAAGTGAGCTAATTAAAAAGGTCCAAACTGTGGTTAGGCTTCAAATGCAAATGATGTAGATGGAGTTCAGTAAATAGTTGAGACCATTTATACTACTTCTGCTCCTTTGAATTTAATATGCAACCTCAGATGAACTCTTGTGGAAATGAATGGCTCGAAGAAAGTGTTAGTGGACTATGAAGACATTCATCTCAGTATCCCACATTCATTGCTGACCTGAGGTGTTCATGACTACAAGTTGTTTATTACCATAATTGCAAGTAAGcgatttgggttttttcttttttctttttttttttcctcgttttttttttcaattatttttcaatttttttcaatcTTTAAATTCAAATGAGAGGCAAGGAGACAGTGTAGGGATCATTTGTTTAATCTTTCcctttaaatgaagaaaaaaaattatttaggtcTTAATTCTTGAGCCAAGAGCAAAAAGTCCTTTGGCATTTCATTTTGACAGGCAGCAGCTTTCATGAATATCGGGGGCCAAACTCAATTGTCAGTGTATAGATTAAAATTCATAACTCTTATAAGTACAATGttaaatggaattaaaactGAAGGAATCCAGgatcaggttttatttttgttaagaaCATTACATCTCTGTTCTTTTGGAACCCTGCATGCTTTTGGCCATTTATTACTGACTGTG is part of the Cuculus canorus isolate bCucCan1 chromosome 2, bCucCan1.pri, whole genome shotgun sequence genome and harbors:
- the TRIL gene encoding TLR4 interactor with leucine rich repeats gives rise to the protein MGAPRRVGLMVLWGSVPLLLLLLPAAEPVCPEPCDCQQHQHLLCTNRGLRAVPKAAAPHDILTYSLGGNFIANISAFDFHRLAGLQRLDLQYNRIRSLHPKAFERLGRLEELYLGNNLLPALAPGTLSALAKLRILYVNANEIGRLSAASFSGLGSLVKLRLDGNELGSLGDSTFSGLPNLLYLHLESNRIRWLSRGAFAGLAKLRFLDLSGNQQSSLRHPETFVPLQSLHTLLLAGNSLQELAGGLFQHLPALAKLSLGGNRLAHLPPDAFAGLGSLKELRLEGNLLSHLPAALLEPLGSLEALDLSRNALTALHPDAFARLGRLRELSLRDNALATLPGELFASSPALYRLELEGNAWSCDCRLRGLKRWLGAWHSRGRLLTVFVQCRLPPALAGKYLDYLQDAQLPPPPDGAPCPAAASASPAPLAEALGGNASSAGAALAASTARLQGAPGPTAAWPRRAGTPRASAGAPPLVSDPCAFNELFLYNLSVEAVGSSSVTVRWAVRPHRSARPQGPPRFRLLFDRFGAAVKFQRFVYLPERGEPAATLRELRPDTPYLVCVEGVLGGRVCPVAPRDHCAGLVTLPEGTRGPDPQLLTLALLAANALLLVAALAAWASRLLRRKVLGRRRKAAPVHVRHLYSTRRPLRSMGTGVSADFSGFQSHRTPRATAACALSEADLIEFPCEHFGDSGGTRRGDDHLLQRFAD